In Oryza brachyantha chromosome 2, ObraRS2, whole genome shotgun sequence, a single window of DNA contains:
- the LOC102722745 gene encoding uncharacterized protein LOC102722745 has translation MEHHHHKPGLRVRLRITAARRRAWLSAGLQSACRKPPRRDPSDSVHKVARREIGGGHRRPPRPAAPSSSAFSCPEKFRNFQLQEEYDTYDDEVHFLVQLPFLWSRTKIIEIVAAKDVIFALAQSGLCGAFNRATNKRICYLNISPDEVIRSLFYNKNNESLITVSVYESDRFSSLKCRTTPIEYIRRGQLNDGFPLFETESLKYPGFVEFDDVNGKVLTFSAQDSTYKVFDLKNYNFLYSICDKNIQEIKISPGIMLVIYHKSANHVPLKILSIEDGSPLKTFTQLLHRSRKVDFIEQFNEKLLVKQDKENLQIIDVRNSNLIEVNKTEFMTPSAFIFLYENNLFLTFCNRTVAAWNFRGELVTSFDDHELWHSNCNTNNIYITADQDLIISYCKTSKEVRDRDGTCEGIGSPTGSINMSNIFTGKCVAKISPLDPTLTIAPRKRGDSSRSTIRSTVSDALEDITALFYDEDRNEIYTGNSKGLVHVWSN, from the exons ATGGAGCATCACCACCACAAGCCCGGGCTGCGGGTGCGCCTCCGCATCaccgccgcgcggcgccgcgcgtggCTGTCCGCGGGGCTGCAGTCCGCCTGCCGcaagccgccgcgccgcgaccCGTCCGACTCCGTCCACAAGGTCGCGCGCCGCGAGATCGGCGGgggccaccgccggccgccgcggcccgcggcgccctcctcctccgccttctCCTGCCCCGAGAAATTCCGGAACTTCCAGCTGCAG GAAGAGTATGACACCTATGATGATGAAGTCCATTTTCTTGTTCAGCTGCCCTTTTTGTGGAGCAGAACCAAAATCATTGAGATTGTTGCAGCAAAGGATGTCATATTTGCACTTGCCCAATCTGGTCTGTGTGGTGCATTTAATCGAG CAACAAACAAGCGCATATGCTACTTGAATATAAGTCCTGATGAGGTGATTAGGAGTTTGttttacaataaaaacaaTGAATCCCTTATCACTGTTTCAGTTTATGAATCAGATCGTTTCAGCTCACTCAAGTGCAGAACAACTCCAATAGA GTACATCAGAAGAGGCCAATTGAACGATGGATTTCCTTTATTTGAGACTGAATCACTGAAATACCCTGGTTTTGTTGAGTTTGATGATGTTAATGGCAAAGTACTGACCTTTTCAGCACAGGATAG CACCTACAAAGTTTTTGATCTGAAGAACTACAATTTTCTGTATTCTATATGCGATAAGAATATCCAGGAGATCAAAATAAG TCCTGGAATCATGCTCGTGATTTACCATAAGTCAGCTAATCATGTTCCGTTAAAGATACTTTCTATTGAGGATGGAAGCCCACTGAAAACCTTTACTCAGTTGCTACATCGGAGCAGAAAAGTTGACTTCATTGAGCAGTTTAATGAAAAACTTCTCGTGAAACAAGACAAGGAAAACCTACAGATTATTGAT GTTAGAAACTCCAATCTGATTGAGGTCAACAAAACCGAATTTATGACTCCTTCGGCCTTCATCTTCCTCTACGAAAATAATCTATTCCTGACATTTTGCAATAGGACGGTTGCAGCGTGGAATTTTCGTGGAGAACTAGTTACATCATTTGATGACCATGAGTTGTGGCATTCTAACTGCAATACCAATAATATATACATCACTGCGGACCAGGATTTGATTATCTCATACTGCAAAACTTCAAAGGAGGTCAGAGACAGGGATGGCACCTGCGAGGGCATAG GTTCCCCCACGGGATCAATTAACATGAGCAACATCTTCACGGGAAAGTGCGTCGCCAAGATCTCCCCCCTCGACCCTACTCTCACAATTGCTCCTCGAAAAAGAGGTGATAGCAGCAGATCTACCATTCGGAGCACCGTTTCTGATGCTCTTGAGGACATCACCGCGCTATTCTATGATGAGGATCGCAACGAAATCTACACCGGAAACAGTAAAGGCCTGGTGCATGTCTGGTCAAACTAG
- the LOC102723025 gene encoding uncharacterized protein LOC102723025 codes for MSRDGGAGGEVDLWAMAAELERQFAGYKQRLAKRSGAHGGSSVADDAADARGGGEEVVVEEGGGDVRGRMYEAYTRRRDERLREGWRARMERKEAEVMALWAQLERGAGAGWRAATTTNDDDGGDCTARERGGDDGERRRSFDVAAAPAAGRISGKKHARTRSFSSSATKSSRPDAGTTRRALSHEPPPPSSSTSSETPAGGATGRKDSHRVARVTGGGGGATTAPKRRVFSEHTSSAVKEHGSATGGTRPKPPRSVPRRSSSGGLEDLKEAVLPNTCPVAAPVQSCSSEQAAFHGETGRASLPAPFAGPASPDSDRGEVVGSGADDREAEAKCVVEHNAEEVAVSPGKLANGEITSDSDAEPSYVFVKKDVVGEEDAMTTRSDARPEPEAEKKNGDASSEGTTAPPVDAVAAESATTIAGEAPARESSDESSSFSGSRSGGSPPSSAPASCISRAPSIERLLEEDAALLRKKRQESAEKCAVPTTTTTLTTPPVRVSGAARSPREAVRGFKRFLSFGKKNRGGREVTVIDCTSPSVPSVADDDSGSGGWQSNGTIKPRMASLDDASDDSYAVSSPRACSLQNLVAASPAKSELHEIDPQEKSPKAHRSFFSFRSFNCGMS; via the exons ATGtcgcgcgacggcggcgcgggcggggaggtggacctgtgggcgatggcggcggagctggAGCGGCAGTTCGCCGGGTACAAGCAGCGGCTCGCCAAGAGGAGCGGCGCGCACGGAGGCAGCAGCGTCGCCGATGACGCCGCGGATGCccgcggaggcggggaggaggtggtggtggaggagggcggcggcgatgtgAGGGGGAGGATGTACGAGGCGTAcacgaggaggagggacgAGCGGCTGCGGGAAGGGTGGCGCGCGCGGATGGAGCGCAAGGAGGCCGAGGTCATGGCGCTCTGGGCGCAGCTcgagcgcggcgccggcgccggctggcgcgccgccaccacgacgaacgacgacgacggcggcgactgcACGGCCAGAGAG AGAGGCGGGGACGATggcgagaggaggagaagcttCGACGTCGCTGCTGCCCCGGCGGCGGGCAGGATCTCCGGCAAGAAGCACGCGCGCACCAGGAGCTTCTCGTCGTCCGCCACGAAGAGCAGCCGCCCTGATGCCgggacgacgcggcgagcgCTGTCCcatgagccgccgccgccgtcgtcgtcgacgtcgtcaGAGAcacccgccggcggcgccaccggtAGGAAGGATAGCCACCGAGTAGCGCgggtcaccggcggcggcggcggcgcaacgacCGCGCCGAAACGCAGGGTGTTCTCAGAGCACACGAGCTCGGCGGTGAAAGAGCATGGCTCAGCCACGGGtgggacgaggccgaagcccccGCGCTCCGTGCCACGGCGGTCCAGCTCCGGCGGGCTGGAGGATCTCAAGGAGGCGGTCCTGCCGAACACCTGTCCGGTAGCTGCACCGGTGCAGAGCTGTTCAAGCGAGCAGGCTGCTTTCCATGGGGAGACCGGGAGGGCTTCTCTCCCAGCCCCGTTCGCTGGCCCCGCCTCGCCGGATTCAGACCGCGGTGAGGTAGTGGGCAGTGGAGCAGACGACCGTGAAGCTGAAGCGAAGTGTGTCGTGGAGCACAACGCCGAGGAGGTCGCCGTGTCTCCCGGTAAGCTAGCGAATGGAGAGATCACCAGTGACTCGGATGCCGAGCCGAGCTATGTCTTCGTCAAGAAGGACGTCGTCGGCGAGGAAGACGCCATGACGACGCGTTCTGACGCCAGACCAGAGCCCGAGGCGGAGAAGAAGAATGGCGACGCCTCCTCCGAGGGGACCACGGCTCCACCAGTGGACGCCGTCGCGGCAGAAAGCGCGACGACGATCGCGGGAGAAGCACCGGCGAGGGAGAGCTCCGACGAGTCATCCTCCTTCTCCGGCAGCAGGTCCGGTGGCTCCCCTCCCAGCAGCGCTCCTGCCTCCTGCATCTCGCGAGCCCCGTCCATCGAGAGGCTGCTCGAGGAGGACGCCGCGCTGCTGCGCAAGAAACGACAGGAGAGCGCCGAGAAGTGCGCcgtgccgacgacgacgacgacgctgaCCACCCCGCCGGTCAGGGtctccggcgcggcgcggtccCCGAGAGAGGCGGTGCGGGGGTTCAAGAGGTTCCTGAGCTTCGGGAAGAAGAACAGAGGGGGCAGGGAGGTCACCGTCATCGACTGCACCTCGCCGTCGGTGCCCTCGGtggccgacgacgacagcggcaGCGGAGGGTGGCAGTCCAATGGCACGATCAAGCCAAGGATGGCCTCCTTGGATGATGCATCCGACGACAGCTATGCCGTCTCATCTCCACGAG CTTGCTCTTTGCAAAACCTTGTGGCTGCATCTCCTGCAAAGTCTGAGCTGCATGAGATAGACCCACAGGAGAAGTCACCAAAAG CTCATCGTTCTTTCTTCTCATTTCGATCATTCAACTGTGGAATGAGCTGA
- the LOC102712780 gene encoding RRP12-like protein, producing MADVDMGELPQTPRSAAGDDELSLLEGEADLAAAVLARLGGSPREDDQHLCATAAAMAQAVRDQGVAATPVAYFAAAAAALAPLARAGAGAADRHVSGALLAFLSAAVPALPPAVVRARGREVADDVVRVLELPSTPDSGVRAGVRCLAHLISAGEKASWEAVEPLYGVVLRLAADHRPKVRKQSHSCLRDILQSFQRQAVLVPASEGITRCFERFLLLAGGSNAVNTDVAEGGPKGAKEVLYILNALKCCLPLMASKPSNTIIKYFKALLDLHQPILTRSILEILHAVGDSPAVQLKSDVLLDIVCSLGLSVSAERKSGDEMASIARLLNVATRKIYNQNKNICVVKLPLVFTSLGDILASEFEEARFSAVEAFKSLIEDCIDENMILQGIAQIKSRHPGVRSDPTTIEKICAILEGLLNVRYSDAWDKSFHVISMAFDKLGESSSGLLPEALHNLADMQNLSDDDFSFRKQLDACLGAAVAAMGPKNVLKILQIHSISDENEWIFPILEKHIVGASLQFFLTDIRDIIRAVEKNIPKLLKEDKLFSAKRAEGYVYSLWSLLPSCCNYARDTSIHFRALQNVLCDMLKSQPDLRGIICSSIQILIKQNKEALSVPTEEVILAEDEITKSERRAKERYTKEFAEENLKAIRAFSSKFLEALCSIFLASSNDAIGLLQPAISDIASISDKDTVGRFFLDAIRKLLDATKAVSAEQMNDGSMQTDTDSNTNNMARALLLDFAASLMPGLSAKSINVLFSYVKPAIKDTDSLIQKRAYKVLSMLLKDAEFIERNLDTLLELMISSLPCQFPSKRYRLECLHHLIVYILKDSTKLGKREIIGSFLTEILLALKEANKKTRNRAYDVLIEIGRACEDAENDGRKENLHQFFGMVAGGLAGQTPYAISASVTGLARLTYEFSELIGVAYKLLPSTFLLMQRNNREIVKANLGFIKALVAKSKADILHEHLKGVVEGLLSWQTDTKNSFKAKVKSLIEILVKKCGLDAVKAVMPEEHIKLLTNIRKINERKMRKSKSSEDGDAVSMTSRATRQSRWNHTQIFSDFGSDEDDSNGPFSAQHTVTSRTGTKASTRSSRKRHADKSLLEKFIDQSTGEPLDLLDQKTVRLALRSTKKRTTPDEDDDEVEMDSEGRIIVREERDRRKKKQPFSRDDEADERSTVRSQSVKRRKMTSSGWAYTGHEYTSKKAGGDLKKKDKMDPYAYWPLDRKLLNRRSDRKASARKGMSSVMKVTKKLEGKSAASAIAAKRTQMKRKQKKNK from the exons ATGGCCGACGTCGACATGGGCGAGCTCCCCCAGACCCCGCgctcggcggccggcgacgacgagctctcCCTCCTGGAGGGCGaggccgacctcgccgcggccgtcctggcgcggctcggcggctcGCCGCGGGAGGACGACCAGCACCtctgcgccaccgccgccgccatggcgcagGCCGTGAGGGACCAgggcgtcgccgccacccccgtCGCCtacttcgccgcggcggcggcggcgctcgcgcCCCTGGCGCgcgccggggccggggccgcGGACCGGCACGTCTCCGGGGCGCTCCTCGCGTTTCTGTCGGCCGCGGTGCCCGCGCTGCCTCCCGCCGTGGTGCGCGCCAGGGGCCGTGAGGTCGCGGACGACGTGGTGCGGGTGCTCGAGCTCCCTTCGACGCCCGACTCCGGCGTGAGGGCTGGGGTGAGGTGCCTCGCGCATTTGATATCGGCAGGGGAGAAAGCGAGCTGGGAGGCAGTGGAGCCGCTCTATGGAGTGGTGCTACGTCTAGCGGCCGATCACCGACCAAAG GTCAGAAAGCAATCTCATTCTTGCTTGCGAGATATTCTCCAAAGTTTCCAAAGGCAAGCTGTTTTGGTTCCAGCAAGTGAAGGAATAACAAGATGTTTTGAGCGTTTTCTGCTGCTTGCTGGAGGATCCAATGCTGTCAACACAGATGTAGCAGAAGGCGGACCTAAGGGGGCTAAAGAAGTCTTGTATATTCTGAATGCTTTAAAATGCTGCCTCCCTCTTATGGCATCAAAACCTTCCAAtaccataataaaatattttaaagctCTGTTGGATCTGCATCAACCAATTTTGACAAGGAGCATATTGGAGATTCTGCATGCTGTTGGTGACAGTCCAGCTGTACAGCTTAAATCTGATGTGCTACTGGATATAGTATGCTCTTTGGGGCTATCTGTCTCTGCTGAAAGAAAATCAGGGGATGAAATGGCTTCTATTGCACGGCTTCTAAATGTTGCTActagaaaaatttataatcagAACAAGAACATTTGTGTTGTAAAGCTTCCATTAGTATTTACTTCACTTGGAG ATATATTGGCAAGTGAGTTTGAAGAAGCAAGATTTTCTGCTGTGGAGGCATTCAAAAGTTTGATAGAAGACTGCATTGATGAAAACATGATTTTACAGGGCATTGCCCAGATTAAGTCTAGACATCCAGGGGTAAGATCTGATCCTACAACCATAGAGAAGATATGCGCTATCCTGGAGGGGTTGCTAAATGTCCGATACAGTGATGCCTGGGACAAATCATTTCATGTGATTTCAATGGCATTTGACAAGCTGG GGGAATCGTCTTCCGGCCTTTTGCCTGAAGCACTTCACAACTTGGCAGACATGCAAAACTTGTCAGATGATGACTTCTCTTTCCGGAAGCAG CTCGATGCATGTCTTGGCGCAGCAGTTGCTGCTATGGGACCAAAGAATGTTCTTAAAATCCTACAGATTCATTCCATATCTGATGAAAACGAATGGATCTTCCCCATTTTAGAAAAACACATTGTTGGTGCCAGTTTACAATTTTTCTTGACAGATATTCGGGACATTATTAGAGCTGTAGAGAAGAACATTCCAAAG CTATTAAAGGAAGATAAGCTTTTCTCCGCCAAGAGAGCCGAAGGTTACGTGTATTCACTATGGTCTTTGTTGCCGTCGTGCTGCAATTATGCACGTGATACTTCAATCCACTTTAGAGCTCTGCAGAATGTTCTATGTGACATGCTTAAAAGCCAACCTGACTTACGTGGTATCATTTGTTCCAGTATTCAG atattgattaaacaaaataaggaAGCTTTGTCGGTTCCTACTGAAGAGGTCATACTTGCTGAGGATGAAATAACAAAATCTGAAAGAAGAGCAAAAGAACGATATACTAAAGAGTTTGCAGAGGAAAACCTGAAAGCAATACGGGCTTTCTCTTCAAAGTTTTTGGAAGCTCTATGTTCTATATTCTTAGCTTCTTCAAACGATGCTATTGGACTCCTACAG CCCGCAATAAGTGATATAGCTTCCATATCAGACAAAGACACCGTTGGGAGGTTCTTCCTTGATGCAATAAGGAAGTTGTTGGATGCCACAAAAGCTGTTAGTGCAGAGCAAATGAATGACGGTTCAATGCAGACTGACACCGATTCCAACACAAATAACATGGCAAG GGCTCTCCTATTGGACTTTGCAGCTTCATTAATGCCTGGTTTATCTGCAAAATCTATCAATGTGTTATTCAGTTATGTAAAACCTGCAATTAAG GATACTGACTCATTGATTCAAAAGAGAGCATACAAGGTTCTTTCAATGCTGCTCAAG GATGCTGAGTTTATTGAAAGGAATTTGGATACCTTGTTGGAATTGATGATTTCTTCATTGCCATGCCAATTTCCATCAAAGCGCTACAGGCTTGAATGCCTGCATCACCTTATTGTTTACATTTTGAAG GATTCAACTAAGCTTGGAAAGAGGGAAATTATTGGTTCATTCCTGACTGAAATACTTCTTGCCTTAAAGGAG GCTAACAAGAAGACCAGAAACAGAGCTTATGATGTACTTATTGAAATTGGACGTGCTTGCGAAGATGCTGAAAATGATGGGAGGAAGGAGAATTTGCACCAGTTCTTTGGCATG GTTGCTGGTGGTCTTGCTGGTCAAACTCCATATGCAATTAGTGCTTCTGTTACAGGGTTAGCTCGGCTAACTTATGAGTTCTCAGAGCTTATTGGTGTAGCATACAAGCTCCTCCCATCAACTTTTCTTCTCATGCAGAGGAACAACCGAGAAATTGTCAAA GCTAACTTGGGTTTTATCAAAGCTTTGGTGGCTAAATCCAAAGCCGATATTTTGCATGAGCATTTGAAAGGAGTTGTTGAGGGTTTGCTGAGCTGGCAAACTGATACAAAGAATTCCTTCAAAGCGAAG GTAAAGTCATTGATAGAAATTCTAGTGAAAAAATGTGGTTTGGATGCTGTGAAGGCTGTGATGCCCGAAGAACATATAAAATTGCTTACTAACATTAGAAAG ATTAATGAGCGAAAAATGCGGAAATCTAAATCTTCTGAGGATGGGGATGCCGTATCAATGACCTCACGAGCTACAAG ACAAAGTAGATGGAATCACACACAGATATTTTCGGATTTTGGAAGTGATGAGGATGACTCCAATGGTCCCTTTTCCGCTCAACATACAGTCACTTCTCGTACTGGAACAAAAGCTTCAACACG GTCTAGCAGGAAGCGCCACGCAGATAAGAGCTTGCTAGAGAAGTTCATTGATCAGTCAACCGGCGAGCCCCTAGATTTACTTGACCAGAAAACAGTGCGGTTGGCTCTCAGATCGACGAAAAAGAGAACTACGcctgatgaagatgatgatgaggtGGAGATGGATTCCGAAGGGCGTATTATTGTACGTGAAGAGCGGGACAGGCGCAAAAAGAAGCAGCCTTTCTCTCGTGACGACGAGGCTGATGAAAGGAGCACTGTCCGAAGTCAGTCCGtcaagaggaggaagatgacCAGCTCTGGCTGGGCCTACACCGGTCATGAGTACACTAGCAAGAAGGCCGGCGGCGATCTCAAGAAGAAAGACAAGATGGATCCGTATGCGTACTGGCCATTGGACAGGAAGCTCCTCAACCGCAGGTCGGACCGCAAAGCGTCCGCACGCAAGGGCATGTCGAGTGTCATGAAGGTGACGAAGAAGCTCGAAGGCAAGAGTGCTGCCAGCGCGATCGCTGCTAAGAGAACGCAAATGAAACGGAAGCAAAAGAAGAACAAGTAA
- the LOC102699476 gene encoding probable NOT transcription complex subunit VIP2 isoform X2, whose translation MSGLLNSNLNNSASNLQDSTGRPFAASFSSQSGSVPGFHHSAMHNIHSNFLPGSLAQRNAAMSGLPSSGVQQPGGRFSSSNLPVAMSQIPHGHSGVSGRGMNVGGGPAFSSSLNIGGIQGLSSSLGAGGSRNSVPGMSVSPALGNLGPRITGSVGNIVGGSNIGRNISSGGLSVPSIATRMNLSGGSGNLNVQGSNRMMNGILQQGSQMMNMMGSSYPTSGGSLSQNQIQGGNNSLGSMGMMHDASDGPVYDMNEFPLLTGRPSSAGGPQGQYGSLRKQGVGVNTIVQQNQEFSIQNEDFPALPGYKGSTSDYAMDLHHKEQLHDNVPVLQAQQYPLSRSVGFNLGSNYPPNRQQHQQGANPVQNAGPQNIGLRPLNSPNQTSSLGSYDQLIQQYQQPQTQNPFRLQQQMSSATQSYRDQSLNPIQGGQTQPDPYGLMGLLGVIRMSDADLSSLALGIDLTTLGLNLNSTDNLYKTFGSPWSNEPAKGEPEFHIPACYSAEQPPPLQPIHFQKFQTFTLFYIFYSMPRDEAQLWAANELYTRGWFYHKEVCVWLTKIPNVEPLVKTPHYERGSYGCFDPNKWETVRKDNFVLYYDKIEKKPAVPSSQNVG comes from the exons ATGTCGGGTCTGCTCAAT TCAAACCTGAACAATTCTGCATCAAATCTTCAAGACTCAACAGGAAGACCGTTTGCAGCATCCTTTTCTAGTCAATCTGGATCAGTTCCTGGTTTCCATCACTCTG CTATGCACAAcatccattcaaattttttgccTGGATCGCTTGCTCAGAGGAATGCTGCCATGAGTGGACTTCCTTCCTCTGGGGTTCAACAGCCTGGAGGGAGATTTTCTTCAAGCAACCTTCCAGTTGCCATGTCTCAG ATTCCTCATGGGCATTCAGGAGTCAGTGGTAGAGGAATGAATGTTGGCGGAGGTCCAGCATTTAGTAGTAGCCTGAATATTGGTGGCATTCAAGGCTTATCCTCAAGCTTGGGTGCTGGAGGTAGTCGGAATTCTGTTCCTGGGATGTCAGTATCTCCTGCTTTGGGAAATTTGGGTCCTAGGATCACTGGCTCTGTAGGAAATATTGTGGGTGGAAGTAACATTGGAAGGAATATAAGCTCTGGTGGATTATCTGTGCCAAGCATCGCAACACGCATGAATTTGAGTGGTGGGAGTGGCAATCTAAATGTCCAAGGATCCAACAGGATGATGAATGGAATTCTTCAGCAAG GATCTCAAATGATGAATATGATGGGGAGTTCATATCCCACATCTGGAGGTTCATTATCTCAGAATCAAATACAAGGAGGAAATAATTCCCTTGGTTCTATGGGAATGATGCATGATGCTAGTGACGGTCCTGTTTATGACATGAATGAGTTTCCCCTATTGACCGGTCGCCCTAGTTCTGCTGGTGGTCCACAAGGACAATATG GTTCACTGCGGAAGCAAGGAGTTGGTGTTAACACCATTGTGCAACAAAACCAGGAATTCAGCATTCAAAATGAAGACTTCCCGGCTTTACCTGGATACAAAG GTAGCACTTCAGATTATGCCATGGACTTGCATCACAAGGAACAACTTCATGACAATGTACCTGTTTTGCAAGCGCAGCAATATCCG TTGTCAAGATCAGTTGGCTTTAATTTAGGAAGTAACTACCCGCCCAATCGCCAGCAACACCAGCAAGGTGCTAATCCA GTTCAGAATGCTGGTCCTCAAAATATAGGACTAAGACCGCTAAATTCTCCAAATCAAACTTCTAGTTTGGGATCATATGATCAACTTATCCAGCAATACCAGCAGCCTCAGACCCAAAATCCTTTCAGATTGCAGCAGCAGATGTCTTCAGCCACACAATCATATAGGGATCAAAGTCTAAATCCCATCCAGGGGGGACAAACACAACCTGATCCATATGGCTTGATGGGATTGCTGGGAGTTATCAGGATGAGTGATGCTGACTTATCATCTCTTGCTTTAGGAATCGATTTGACAACATTGGGTTTAAACTTGAACTCAACAGACAATCTGTACAAGACATTTGGTTCTCCATGGTCAAATGAGCCAGCAAAAGGAGAACCTGAGTTTCATATTCCAGCTTGCTACTCTGCTGAGCAACCTCCACCACTACAA CCTATACATTTCCAGAAGTTCCAGACGTTCACGCTGTTTTACATCTTCTACAG CATGCCAAGGGATGAAGCTCAGCTATGGGCTGCTAATGAGCT GTACACTCGAGGATGGTTCTACCATAAAGAAGTGTGTGTGTGGCTCACCAAAATTCCAAATGTTGAACCTCTGGTCAAAACTCCTCACTATGAACGAGGGTCTTATGGTTGCTTTGATCCAAACAAATGGGAGACAGTTCGCAAG GACAACTTTGTTCTCTATTATGACAAGATAGAGAAGAAGCCTGCTGTCCCGTCATCCCAAAATGTTGGGTGA
- the LOC102699476 gene encoding probable NOT transcription complex subunit VIP2 isoform X1, with protein MSGLLNSNLNNSASNLQDSTGRPFAASFSSQSGSVPGFHHSAMHNIHSNFLPGSLAQRNAAMSGLPSSGVQQPGGRFSSSNLPVAMSQIPHGHSGVSGRGMNVGGGPAFSSSLNIGGIQGLSSSLGAGGSRNSVPGMSVSPALGNLGPRITGSVGNIVGGSNIGRNISSGGLSVPSIATRMNLSGGSGNLNVQGSNRMMNGILQQGSQMMNMMGSSYPTSGGSLSQNQIQGGNNSLGSMGMMHDASDGPVYDMNEFPLLTGRPSSAGGPQGQYAGSLRKQGVGVNTIVQQNQEFSIQNEDFPALPGYKGSTSDYAMDLHHKEQLHDNVPVLQAQQYPLSRSVGFNLGSNYPPNRQQHQQGANPVQNAGPQNIGLRPLNSPNQTSSLGSYDQLIQQYQQPQTQNPFRLQQQMSSATQSYRDQSLNPIQGGQTQPDPYGLMGLLGVIRMSDADLSSLALGIDLTTLGLNLNSTDNLYKTFGSPWSNEPAKGEPEFHIPACYSAEQPPPLQPIHFQKFQTFTLFYIFYSMPRDEAQLWAANELYTRGWFYHKEVCVWLTKIPNVEPLVKTPHYERGSYGCFDPNKWETVRKDNFVLYYDKIEKKPAVPSSQNVG; from the exons ATGTCGGGTCTGCTCAAT TCAAACCTGAACAATTCTGCATCAAATCTTCAAGACTCAACAGGAAGACCGTTTGCAGCATCCTTTTCTAGTCAATCTGGATCAGTTCCTGGTTTCCATCACTCTG CTATGCACAAcatccattcaaattttttgccTGGATCGCTTGCTCAGAGGAATGCTGCCATGAGTGGACTTCCTTCCTCTGGGGTTCAACAGCCTGGAGGGAGATTTTCTTCAAGCAACCTTCCAGTTGCCATGTCTCAG ATTCCTCATGGGCATTCAGGAGTCAGTGGTAGAGGAATGAATGTTGGCGGAGGTCCAGCATTTAGTAGTAGCCTGAATATTGGTGGCATTCAAGGCTTATCCTCAAGCTTGGGTGCTGGAGGTAGTCGGAATTCTGTTCCTGGGATGTCAGTATCTCCTGCTTTGGGAAATTTGGGTCCTAGGATCACTGGCTCTGTAGGAAATATTGTGGGTGGAAGTAACATTGGAAGGAATATAAGCTCTGGTGGATTATCTGTGCCAAGCATCGCAACACGCATGAATTTGAGTGGTGGGAGTGGCAATCTAAATGTCCAAGGATCCAACAGGATGATGAATGGAATTCTTCAGCAAG GATCTCAAATGATGAATATGATGGGGAGTTCATATCCCACATCTGGAGGTTCATTATCTCAGAATCAAATACAAGGAGGAAATAATTCCCTTGGTTCTATGGGAATGATGCATGATGCTAGTGACGGTCCTGTTTATGACATGAATGAGTTTCCCCTATTGACCGGTCGCCCTAGTTCTGCTGGTGGTCCACAAGGACAATATG caGGTTCACTGCGGAAGCAAGGAGTTGGTGTTAACACCATTGTGCAACAAAACCAGGAATTCAGCATTCAAAATGAAGACTTCCCGGCTTTACCTGGATACAAAG GTAGCACTTCAGATTATGCCATGGACTTGCATCACAAGGAACAACTTCATGACAATGTACCTGTTTTGCAAGCGCAGCAATATCCG TTGTCAAGATCAGTTGGCTTTAATTTAGGAAGTAACTACCCGCCCAATCGCCAGCAACACCAGCAAGGTGCTAATCCA GTTCAGAATGCTGGTCCTCAAAATATAGGACTAAGACCGCTAAATTCTCCAAATCAAACTTCTAGTTTGGGATCATATGATCAACTTATCCAGCAATACCAGCAGCCTCAGACCCAAAATCCTTTCAGATTGCAGCAGCAGATGTCTTCAGCCACACAATCATATAGGGATCAAAGTCTAAATCCCATCCAGGGGGGACAAACACAACCTGATCCATATGGCTTGATGGGATTGCTGGGAGTTATCAGGATGAGTGATGCTGACTTATCATCTCTTGCTTTAGGAATCGATTTGACAACATTGGGTTTAAACTTGAACTCAACAGACAATCTGTACAAGACATTTGGTTCTCCATGGTCAAATGAGCCAGCAAAAGGAGAACCTGAGTTTCATATTCCAGCTTGCTACTCTGCTGAGCAACCTCCACCACTACAA CCTATACATTTCCAGAAGTTCCAGACGTTCACGCTGTTTTACATCTTCTACAG CATGCCAAGGGATGAAGCTCAGCTATGGGCTGCTAATGAGCT GTACACTCGAGGATGGTTCTACCATAAAGAAGTGTGTGTGTGGCTCACCAAAATTCCAAATGTTGAACCTCTGGTCAAAACTCCTCACTATGAACGAGGGTCTTATGGTTGCTTTGATCCAAACAAATGGGAGACAGTTCGCAAG GACAACTTTGTTCTCTATTATGACAAGATAGAGAAGAAGCCTGCTGTCCCGTCATCCCAAAATGTTGGGTGA